A segment of the Flavobacteriales bacterium genome:
AACTGCCCCACCATGAAGGGATATGCATAGATCACATCGTCAACCAGAACCGGACCGCTGCCATCGTTCACGGTGAATTGGCCGAAGCTCCCCTGTGCGGTGCAGTTGGCCGCCTCGACCTTCACGAGCACGCTCTCATAGGGCTCGGTGTTGCCGTCGAGCGTGCTGATCACGGTGGGGGTGAGCGTGTTGCCGCTGGTTAGGGTCACCAGGTTCAGCACGGATGTGAGCTGCGTCTGACCGTTGAATTCAACCACGGTGCCAGTGACCGCCACGGAATCGCCGATGGCCAGCGCACCAGGCGTGGCGAACACGAAGAGGCCGCTCCACGGGCCGCTGCCATCCTGGATGTAGAACCCGTTGGAGAGCAGCGCGCTCACCACGCCACCGGTGATCACGGTGCTGTCCACCCAAGCGGAGGTGCCATCAGGCGCGGTGGTCTGCTGGATCTCAACGATGGTGGCGGGCAGGGGCACCACCGCTTCCAGGGCCGTGACCGTCGCATCATCCACCACCAGATGCTCTGGCGCGACCGTGCTCTGCACGCTCAGGATGAACTCCGCATCGCCAGCGTTCATGGCTGCGATCACCGTGAGCACCACTTCCTGCCAGGTGTTCCCGGTGGAGGTGAAGTAGCTGGTGTAGGGGGCGTAGCCGCTGCTGGTGGGGCGGCCGTCATAGAGGCCCAGGCGGATCTGCCCTTCGCCGCGCACCCAGAAGCGCACTTCGTACTCGGTATTGGCCACTACGGTCTGCACCTGCGTGGTGAAGCGTTGATGACCGGTGCTGGCCTTGATCAGCCGCACGGCGTTCGCGCCGCCATGCACATCGGCGGTCACTTGCTCCACGCCGCTCTGCGGCAGGTTGCTCTTGCTGCCGTACCAATCGGTAGGCAAGCCGGCGTTCCAGTCCTCGAAGCCGCTGGTGAAGATCACTTGGCCGTGGGCCGCAGCGGAGAGCAACGCGGCGAACGCGAGAAGGGTAATGTGTCTCATGGTCTGAAGGGTTAGGGGTGCGTTGGGAAGGCAATCACTGGATCGCTACGTCGTCGATGCGGAAGTTGGTGGTTTCACCTCCCGTGCCGCTGCCGGTGTAGCGGAAACCAACCACGAAGGGCCCTGAGAATCCGCCGGGCAAGGCTGCGCTGAGATCAATAGGGCCGCTATCGACCCATACCTGATCCGCCGTGGAGGTATTGGCGTATGGGAAGCCGGTCACCTGTGTCCAATTGGCGGTCGCGAGGTTGAGGCCCGTGTAGTTGGTGCTCACGAAGAGCGAGAAAGGGTCGTGCGTGGCAACGCCGAATCCGCGCTGGCTGCGGAAGCTCAGCACCATGCCGGGCTGAAAATTCACAGGTGCGGATACCAGCCACGAAACATCGCTGGCGTTACTGCTCCCGAAGGCCGTGGCTTGCACCGCCATATTGCCGCTCACGCTGGTACCGCGCCAGAACCGGCTCCCCACTTGGGCCTGGTTGTACCAACAATCCGCAGCGAAGTCCACGTTGGTCACTGCTGTGGCGAAATCCTGCGAGAGGTTCGCTGCTGCGGCGCAGGGCACCGGGCATGGCGCACAGCGTGCGCCGTTCATCTGCACCTCGCTCACCCTGCGGATGAAGAGCTGCATGTCATCATTGAACTGGCCGACCACGGCGATGATGCTGCCGTTGCCGCTGGGAAGCTGCTGACCTGCGAAATTGGCATAGCCGCTATTGCGCACAAGCACGGTGCCGGAGCAATCGGTAAGGGTGCGGTTCAATGTCTCCTGTCCGGCGGCATCCGCATAGGTGAGGCCATTGCACGCCTCGCTAACGACGAACTCCACGCCTTCGAGCTTCACCAACCGGCCCTGCATCGCCGGCGTGATCTGCGCGATGGTAACGAGTTCCGGCTGCTTCTCCACCCCGGCCGCCTGCTTCACCACATTGTTGTCAACGTCCACGTTGTCCAGCTGCAACAGTCCATTGTAGGCGCCGAGGATGGTGCCCGGCAGATAGATGCGGATGCTGTCGCCCTGATAGAGGCCCCCGCTGTTGATCAAGCGCAGCACGATGGCGCCGGTGTGGTCCTGCACATAAACATTCTTGTACAGGTTGCCGCTTTCCTCGTCGGCGGTCACCACGGCGTACACGCTGCTGTCACCGGTGAAGGTGTGCGGCACCCCGGTGAACAAGGCGCGCAATTGCGCCACGGTCATCACCTGCCCAACGGGCAGCGTGCGCACGGGCGGGGAGTCGAGCTCCTTCTCGCAGCCGGCAAGGATCAGGAGCGCGGCGGCGGAGAAGGCGATGGCGATATTGCGGATCATCGGATGATGCGGTTGTGCGTTGGGTCAGAAGCTGAAAGTGAGCATGGCGAAGTAGTTCCGGCCGAAGAGGTAGCTGTACTTCGGCGGGAAGCGGTCAGGATCCATGCGGTCGTAGCGGAGCTGCTCGAAGCCGCCCACGCGGAAATCGCGGTTGTCGAGAACGTTGCTCACGCTCACGTTCACCGCCAGGCGGTACTTGCGCTTGAACATCCAGCTCTTGCCTGCGAAGAGGTCAACAGTGAGGTTGTCATCGAGGCGCGTCTGGTTGAGCAGGCCATCCCATTGCGGATCGCTGGTCACCAGGTTCTCCAGCGCCTCTTGCGTGCGGCGATCAGGGTTGGGGTCGAGGTAGATGTGGCGGAAGTGGTTGGCGCTGGCGCCAGCGAACCAGAATCTCGGTGAGTTGTAGCGCAGCCCGAGCGACGTTGCGCTCTGCGGCATGCCGCCCACGCGGTAGCCTTTCCAGTACACGGTCCGGTCCTGCGCGAATACTTCATCACTGTTGTTGCGCGTCACGGTAGCCGTTGGTCTCGAATCGTAGCGGTAATCGCCACCGGCATGCACGGCCG
Coding sequences within it:
- a CDS encoding choice-of-anchor J domain-containing protein; its protein translation is MIRNIAIAFSAAALLILAGCEKELDSPPVRTLPVGQVMTVAQLRALFTGVPHTFTGDSSVYAVVTADEESGNLYKNVYVQDHTGAIVLRLINSGGLYQGDSIRIYLPGTILGAYNGLLQLDNVDVDNNVVKQAAGVEKQPELVTIAQITPAMQGRLVKLEGVEFVVSEACNGLTYADAAGQETLNRTLTDCSGTVLVRNSGYANFAGQQLPSGNGSIIAVVGQFNDDMQLFIRRVSEVQMNGARCAPCPVPCAAAANLSQDFATAVTNVDFAADCWYNQAQVGSRFWRGTSVSGNMAVQATAFGSSNASDVSWLVSAPVNFQPGMVLSFRSQRGFGVATHDPFSLFVSTNYTGLNLATANWTQVTGFPYANTSTADQVWVDSGPIDLSAALPGGFSGPFVVGFRYTGSGTGGETTNFRIDDVAIQ
- a CDS encoding carbohydrate binding domain-containing protein, translating into MRHITLLAFAALLSAAAHGQVIFTSGFEDWNAGLPTDWYGSKSNLPQSGVEQVTADVHGGANAVRLIKASTGHQRFTTQVQTVVANTEYEVRFWVRGEGQIRLGLYDGRPTSSGYAPYTSYFTSTGNTWQEVVLTVIAAMNAGDAEFILSVQSTVAPEHLVVDDATVTALEAVVPLPATIVEIQQTTAPDGTSAWVDSTVITGGVVSALLSNGFYIQDGSGPWSGLFVFATPGALAIGDSVAVTGTVVEFNGQTQLTSVLNLVTLTSGNTLTPTVISTLDGNTEPYESVLVKVEAANCTAQGSFGQFTVNDGSGPVLVDDVIYAYPFMVGQFYDITGVLQYAFSEWRILPRFVEDVEAVTGIGELSRAPVTIGPNPARDLVRVAVDDARAAYAVCDAMGRTMQQGNLMNSVLMVDALPAGIYTLIVADGAALRQAKLVVQR